Within the Leptotrichia sp. oral taxon 498 genome, the region ATTTAAAAATGAAAAGATAGACTTCTTATTGCCTTTTTTAATAGATGTGTATACTGGATATAGATACTATAATCAAAATATGCAAAACTTTTTCTATAAAATTTTTAAGATATTAATTGTTTTTTTCTTATTTTATGGTATAATTAAATGAATGAATAAATTGTAATAATTATAAAAATATAAATATTTAAATTTAAAAAAAGAAAGGAGGCGCTACTTTTTAGAGTAATTTGACAAATATATGAAAATTTATTGTCAGTGCAATATGATAAATTAAAATTAAGTAGCGAAAAAAATGAAAAAAACACTACTATTAATCAGTTTGATTACCGTGTTATCTAGCTGTGGCGGAGGTGGAGGCGGAAGTTCGCAGACATCTCAAGCAACCCCAACGACACCACATTCAACTCAACCATCTCAAAATCCAGATCAGACTACTGGAAATATTGGAAGTAACGAAAGTTCAAGCATAGGACAAAATGCAGGAAACATTGGTGGAACAAATAATGGAAATAATAACAGACAGGTTGTACAACCACAGAATCCTGCATCGGAACCTCAGACACCTACAGTTGATAACCGTTTTCCAAAACCTGTTGATTCAAGAGAGATTACAGGGAAAGGAGTTAAGGTCGGAGTTTTAGATAGTGATTTTTTAAGCGGAAAAAATGCAAAAACAGAAAATTTTCATATAAAGGTAATTAATAGTTTTGGAATAGGAGATACTTTTGATAAAGTAATTGAAGAGGAATTTGGCGACAGAATGACAACACTTGCAAAAAATAATACAAAATCAACTGATAAAAGTGATCATGGTCTTATTGTTGCAACTATTTTAGCTGGAAATAATGGAAAAGGAGCAAAAAAATCAGAAGTATACGGAGCAAGTATTTCAAATGGTCCAGCATACCAAGTTGATATAGAATATTATAGACAAATGTATAATAATGGTGTAAGGATATACAACCAGTCGTTGGGGCACGAAAATGTTCAATTTGATAAGCCTCAAGGGATTTATATAGCACCTGATAAAACTAATGAATTTGACTATAAAAAACAATTTCAGCAAACGGTTTATATTCCTGATGGAAGTTACTCTGAGGAGCAATTAAAAAATAAAGCAGATGAAATTATAAAATTTTATGAAGAAGCAATAGAAAATGGATCGTTATTTGTATGGGCTGCAGGGAATAAGCCATTTTATGGTGTAGATTTTGAAGCGGGATTACCATATTATAATAGAAAACTTCAAAAAGGATGGATAGCAGTAGTAGGAGTAAAAGTTAACCCAGATGGAACAATAACTGATTATCCTAGTAGATTGGCACACGCTGGAGGAGCAGCTTACTGGTCTATTGCAGCAAATGGTGATTGCGAACTTCCTGGATGTAATAAACATGGTTCCTCTTTTGCTGCACCTAAAGTAACGGCAACTGCAGTAAAATTAAAAGAAAAGTTCCCTTGGATGACAGGGCATGAAATACAGCAGACAATACTTACTACTGCAGATAGAATATATGACTCAATGAATGAAGATGGTAAACTTAGTTTGAACTTTGGTTGGGGATTACTTAATGAAAAGAAAGCTCTAAAAGGTCCTGCTGAGTTTAATAACATACTTATTGTAGGTCCAAATGCTAATGCAGGAGGATTAAAAGGACAATTCAATGCTAATGTTGGAAATTCAATGACGTCCATTTTTGAAAATGATATTACAGGTGATGCAGGATTGAAAAAATCTGGTAATGGAACATTAATTCTAACAGGGAATAATAGTTATGCTGGAGATACTACCATAGATGAAGGAAAATTAGAAATATATGGAAATAATACTTCTGATATAACAATAAGTTCACAAGGGACGCTAGTAACGTATCCAACAGCTATAATAAATAAAAAGGATGGTGTTCCAAAAAGTGTTTACAATAATGGAGGAACTTTTGAAAACAGAGGTTCAGGAGCGATTATAACAGGAAATTACATAGCAACAGCTGGTTCTATAACAAAAGCAGAAATAGGTTCTAAACTTATAGTTAATGGAACAGTGAATTTAAATGGAGAGAGTGCAACATTACAAACTTTAAGTAATGGAAGATATATTACAGCAAAACCATTATCGATGACTGTGATTGAAGCAGAAAAAGGAATTGAAGGTAATTTTGGGAAAGTGGAAACACCTGAATTGGTTAATGGTACGACTGAAGTAAAAGGAAATAAATTAAGTGTGAAATTGAGTAGAAAAAATGTGTTAGATTATGTGAAAAAAATAGCAGGAACTGACGAGATGCAAGAAAATACGGCGCAAAATATTGAAACAGCTTTTCAAACATTAGATAAAAAAATTGAGAATGGAACATTGGAAAATGTTTCGCAGTTTGAGAAAAAAGCTGCAAAATTACAATCGCTTTCTTCTACAGCAAGAGCAGCAGTTTTAGACAGTTTATCAGGACAAATTTACGCATCAGCTCAAGCGTTGACTTTCGGGCATTCACAAACTGTAAATAAAGATTTGTCAAATAGACTTGTAATGCTTGGAACACTTGACAATGTCGGGGATAAATTTGGACTTTGGGTATCAGGTTTTGGTGCAAATGGTAAACTAAAACAAGACGGATATGGAACAGGAGACACAAAAGTATTTGGTGGACAAGTTGGAATTGACAAACAATTTGGTGAAAATTTAATTTTAGGGACAGCGTTATCTTATTCAAAAGCCGATGTTAAGTTTGACAGATACGGAGGAAAATCCGATGCAAATAATTTTGGTTTTTCGTTGTACGGAAGATTAGGTAACAAAAATAATCCGTTATATTTGCAAGGTCGTTTGGGAGCAGGATTTGTTGACAGTGATGTTGAAAGGGACATCATTTTAGGTAGTAATGATTATTCCCAAGCAAAGATTAATCATAATGACAAAGTCTATTCAGGGTACTTGGAAACAGGATATGATATAAAAAATAAAAATGGAGATTTTGTCGTAACACCATTTGTTGGGTTGACTCACGACACGGTTCAAAGAGGTTCATTTTCTGAAAAAGACAGCCAATTTGGACTTACAGCGGAGAAAAAAACTTATAATCAAACCGCAGCATTAGTAGGACTTAGAGTCGGAAAATCTGTAAATTGGAATAGTGAAAGCAAAACGACTTTCCAGGGATATGTAACACACCAAAAAGCTTTTAAAGATGAGGATTTGAGCTTTGATGCAAGATATACTGGACTTCCAGGAGCAAAATTCAAAGTAAAAGGTATTGGACTTTCAAAAAATAAAACTTGGGTAGGAGCAGGTGCACTAACTGAAGTAAATAAAAGTTTTGGATGGTATGTAAACTATGATGGCTCTATGGATAGCGGAAAAGGTAAAGGAAGTAACAATGTTTACACAACAGGAGTTAGAATTAATTTTTGATATGTTAAATTAAAAAAAATAATTGTAAGAAGTGAAGGCTTCTTGTTAAAAATTTAGAAAAAAGGAGAAATTTATGATTATAAAAAATGCAAAAATTTTTGACGGAGAAAAATTTATTGAAAAAAATACAGTTCTTTTAGAAAAAACACTTATAAAAAAAGTATTGAATTTTAACGAATTGACTGAAAAAGAATTGGTAGAAAATGAAATAGTCGATATAGAAGGAATGGTTTTGTCGCCAGGATTTATTGATTTGCAGATAAATGGATGTGGTGGAGTGCTGTTTAATGATGATATTTCTGAAAAAGGTTTAAAAATAATGAATGAAACTAACAAAAGATTTGGATGCACTTCGTTTTTGCCAACGCTAATCACTTCTCCTGATGAAAAAATTTTAAGTGCGATAAAAACTTTGGAAAGCATAAAAGACTTGGAAGAAATTGGAGTTTTAGGGCTTCATATTGAGGGACCTTATATAAGTGTGGAAAAAAAAGGGATTCATAGACCTGAATATATAAGGGTTCTTTCAGATGAAATTGTCCAAAAAATTTCAGACGCTGGAAGGAAAATAACAAGAATTATTACAATTGCACCTGAAAAAGCTAAAATAAAGCATTTGGAAATTTTAAGAAAAGCTGGAATTAAAATAAATATGGGACATTCTAATGCAACTTATGATGAATGTGAAGAAAAAAAAGAGTATTATGACGGAGCAACTCATTTATACAATGCAATGAGTCCACTAGAATCAAGAAATCCAGGAGTCGTGGGATTTTTATTCAATGACGATAAACTTAGCGCTGGAATTATTGTGGATGGGCTTCATTCAAAGTTTTGTGCTGTTGAAATTGCTAAAAAAATTATGAAAGAGCGATTATATTTGGTAACTGATGCAGTTAGTCCAGCTGGAACAACTGATATGAAAGAATTTATGTTTGAAGGTAACAAAGTTTTGTGCGTCGATGGCAAATGGGTTTCACCTAGTGGAACTTTGGGTGGATCAACTCTTGTTATGATTGATGGAGTTAAAAATTTAGTAAAATATGTGAATCAGCCTTTGGAAGAAGCACTAAAAATGGCAACTTCCTATCCAGCTAAATTTATTTCGGTAAACGATAGATATGGTTATATAAAAGAAGGATACATTGCTGATCTGACTTATTTTGACAATAATTTTAATATAAAAGGAACAATTTCTAAAGGAAATATCCAAAAATATTAAAAAATTTTTTAGTTTACTGTTGATTTTTTTTAAATTAAAGGTATAATTAAATTGTCGAAAGATTTTTATAAAATTAAAATGAAGAAGGAGGTAAAAAAATGGTAGGAATTATCATTGCCAGTCACGGAGAATTTGCTGCGGGTATTAAGCAGTCTGCTTCAATGATTCTGGGAGAGACAGAAGGTCTTGAATCAGTTGTGTTTATGCCAAGCGAAGGGCCTGATGACTTGTATGGAAATATTCAAAAAGCTATTGAGAAATTAGGAACAGAAGAAGTTTTATTCCTAGTTGATTTATGGGGAGGAAGTCCTTTTAACCAATCAAACAGATTTTTTGAAGAAAATCCTGAAAAAAGGGCAATCGTTGCGGGACTTAATTTACCAATGTTACTTGCGGCGTTGTCAGAAAGAGAAGATTATGATACAGCTCATGAAGTAGCCAAAGCCATTATTTCAGAAGCAAAAGACCAAGTAAAGGTGCGTCCTGAAGAGTTAGAGCCAAAGAGCGAAGGAAAAGCAGTGGCAGCATCTCAAGATGACACACCAAAAGGTGCGATTCCAGAAGGAACGGTTATTGGAGATGGGAAAATCAAGTTTGTATTGGCTCGTATCGACACTCGTTTGCTTCATGGACAAGTTGCGACAAGTTGGACAAAGGCAACAAATCCAAATAGAATAATCGTAGTTTCAGATTCAGTTTCAAAAGACAACATGCGTAAAAAACTTATAGAACAGGCTGCACCTCCAGGGGTAAAAGCCCATGTCATTCCGCTAAAAAAATTAGTGGAAGTTTCAAAAGATCCAAGATTTGGAAATACAAAAGCGCTACTTTTATTTGAAAATCCTCAAGATGCGCTAAAAGTAATTGAAGAAGGAGTTCCAATCAAAGAATTGAATATTGGTTCAATGGCTCATTCTGTTGGAAAAATTCAAATTAATAATGTACTTTCAGTAGATCAAAATGATGTGGAAACATATAAGAGATTAAAAGAATTAGGCGTAAAATTTGATGTCCGTAAAGTGGCAGCAGATAAGCCAGTTGATTTGTTTAAATTGATAAAAGAAAAAGAAAGTGAAGGTTTAAAACTTTAAAATTTTAAAATTATTAGGAGGGTATTATGAATTTCGGTATAATATCAATTGTATTAATATTGATTGTTGCATTTTTAGCTGGAATGGAAGGTATTCTTGACCAATTTCAATTCCATCAACCAATTGTTGCGTGTTCATTAATTGGGATTGCGACTGGGCATCCAACTGAATGTATCATGCTAGGTGGAACATTACAGCTTATGGCTATGGGTTGGGCAAATGTCGGAGCAGCAGTTTCGCCAGATGCGGCTCTAGCTTCAGTAGCTTCAGCGATAATATTTGTA harbors:
- a CDS encoding autotransporter domain-containing protein, giving the protein MKKTLLLISLITVLSSCGGGGGGSSQTSQATPTTPHSTQPSQNPDQTTGNIGSNESSSIGQNAGNIGGTNNGNNNRQVVQPQNPASEPQTPTVDNRFPKPVDSREITGKGVKVGVLDSDFLSGKNAKTENFHIKVINSFGIGDTFDKVIEEEFGDRMTTLAKNNTKSTDKSDHGLIVATILAGNNGKGAKKSEVYGASISNGPAYQVDIEYYRQMYNNGVRIYNQSLGHENVQFDKPQGIYIAPDKTNEFDYKKQFQQTVYIPDGSYSEEQLKNKADEIIKFYEEAIENGSLFVWAAGNKPFYGVDFEAGLPYYNRKLQKGWIAVVGVKVNPDGTITDYPSRLAHAGGAAYWSIAANGDCELPGCNKHGSSFAAPKVTATAVKLKEKFPWMTGHEIQQTILTTADRIYDSMNEDGKLSLNFGWGLLNEKKALKGPAEFNNILIVGPNANAGGLKGQFNANVGNSMTSIFENDITGDAGLKKSGNGTLILTGNNSYAGDTTIDEGKLEIYGNNTSDITISSQGTLVTYPTAIINKKDGVPKSVYNNGGTFENRGSGAIITGNYIATAGSITKAEIGSKLIVNGTVNLNGESATLQTLSNGRYITAKPLSMTVIEAEKGIEGNFGKVETPELVNGTTEVKGNKLSVKLSRKNVLDYVKKIAGTDEMQENTAQNIETAFQTLDKKIENGTLENVSQFEKKAAKLQSLSSTARAAVLDSLSGQIYASAQALTFGHSQTVNKDLSNRLVMLGTLDNVGDKFGLWVSGFGANGKLKQDGYGTGDTKVFGGQVGIDKQFGENLILGTALSYSKADVKFDRYGGKSDANNFGFSLYGRLGNKNNPLYLQGRLGAGFVDSDVERDIILGSNDYSQAKINHNDKVYSGYLETGYDIKNKNGDFVVTPFVGLTHDTVQRGSFSEKDSQFGLTAEKKTYNQTAALVGLRVGKSVNWNSESKTTFQGYVTHQKAFKDEDLSFDARYTGLPGAKFKVKGIGLSKNKTWVGAGALTEVNKSFGWYVNYDGSMDSGKGKGSNNVYTTGVRINF
- the nagA gene encoding N-acetylglucosamine-6-phosphate deacetylase; the encoded protein is MIIKNAKIFDGEKFIEKNTVLLEKTLIKKVLNFNELTEKELVENEIVDIEGMVLSPGFIDLQINGCGGVLFNDDISEKGLKIMNETNKRFGCTSFLPTLITSPDEKILSAIKTLESIKDLEEIGVLGLHIEGPYISVEKKGIHRPEYIRVLSDEIVQKISDAGRKITRIITIAPEKAKIKHLEILRKAGIKINMGHSNATYDECEEKKEYYDGATHLYNAMSPLESRNPGVVGFLFNDDKLSAGIIVDGLHSKFCAVEIAKKIMKERLYLVTDAVSPAGTTDMKEFMFEGNKVLCVDGKWVSPSGTLGGSTLVMIDGVKNLVKYVNQPLEEALKMATSYPAKFISVNDRYGYIKEGYIADLTYFDNNFNIKGTISKGNIQKY
- a CDS encoding mannose/fructose/sorbose PTS transporter subunit IIB; this encodes MVGIIIASHGEFAAGIKQSASMILGETEGLESVVFMPSEGPDDLYGNIQKAIEKLGTEEVLFLVDLWGGSPFNQSNRFFEENPEKRAIVAGLNLPMLLAALSEREDYDTAHEVAKAIISEAKDQVKVRPEELEPKSEGKAVAASQDDTPKGAIPEGTVIGDGKIKFVLARIDTRLLHGQVATSWTKATNPNRIIVVSDSVSKDNMRKKLIEQAAPPGVKAHVIPLKKLVEVSKDPRFGNTKALLLFENPQDALKVIEEGVPIKELNIGSMAHSVGKIQINNVLSVDQNDVETYKRLKELGVKFDVRKVAADKPVDLFKLIKEKESEGLKL